From the genome of Leguminivora glycinivorella isolate SPB_JAAS2020 chromosome Z, LegGlyc_1.1, whole genome shotgun sequence, one region includes:
- the LOC125241137 gene encoding deoxynucleotidyltransferase terminal-interacting protein 2, with the protein MDFIVDTVGDNELHLASELEDEREKPIFEDKSARFESILALCQCKKEEMDAIISKKEEVQKKLCPKTDAMFENFFEEMNWTSVIKKKKKSLRFHFEQLDLETGKLKSQLSVVDIDKEMKKSVLKAGLEQQHRLPKYTVSAKKLRLIRKKERAKTKGPGWFDLPAPEVTEELKNDLQVLKMRSVLDPKHFYKKNDMEVLPKYFQVGTVMDSSLDHVNERLTRKQRKRTMVDELLADSEFQKYNKRKYKEIIVEKRKSEYKTFMKDKRQKNKAELKNNKVKGKKSKN; encoded by the exons ATGGATTTTATTGTGGATACAGTGGGAGACAATGAGCTCCACTTGGCCTCAGAGCTCGAGGATGAAAGAGAAAAACCGATATTTGAAG ACAAATCAGCCAGATTTGAGAGCATCCTAGCCCTGTGTCAGTGCAAGAAAGAAGAAATGGACGCCATCATTTCCAAAAAAGAGGAAGTCCAGAAGAAGTTATGCCCTAAAACGGACGCCATGTTTGAAAACTTCTTTGAAGAAATGAACTGGACAAGTGTAATTAAGAAAAAGAAGAAATCATTGAGATTCCATTTTGAACAGCTAGATTTAGAAACAG GTAAACTGAAGTCTCAGCTGAGTGTGGTGGATATAGATAAGGAGATGAAAAAGTCAGTGCTGAAAGCCGGCCTAGAGCAGCAGCACCGGCTCCCGAAATACACCGTCAGCGCTAAGAAGTTGAGGCTCATACGGAAG AAGGAAAGAGCCAAGACTAAGGGCCCCGGCTGGTTTGACCTCCCCGCTCCGGAGGTGACAGAAGAGTTGAAGAATGACCTGCAGGTCTTGAAGATGAGATCTGTGCTGGACCCCAAGCACTTCTACAAGAAGAATGACATGGAAGTCCTGCCCAAATACTTCCAG GTTGGCACAGTCATGGATTCTTCACTAGACCACGTAAACGAGCGTCTCACGCGCAAACAGCGCAAGCGCACCATGGTGGACGAGCTGCTCGCAGACTCAGAGTTCCAGAAATACAACAAGAGGAAATATAAAGAGATCATCGTCGAGAAACGGAAGTCCGAGTACAAAACTTTCATGAAGGATAAGAGGCAGAAAAACAAAGCGGAGCTTAAGAATAATAAAGTTAAAGGGAAGAAGAGTAAGAATTGA